From Funiculus sociatus GB2-C1, the proteins below share one genomic window:
- a CDS encoding NCS2 family permease encodes MKHDDLTDREVVASRGSSPPPSGWEGAIARFFKFDEFNTNFRTEVLAGVTTFMTMAYILAVNPGILSNAIFLSQPQDLFGELVIATALSSAIATLVMGLTANYPFALAPGMGLNAFFAFSVVLALKIDWRVALSAVLIEGLIFIALTLSNIRSQIIKAIPECLKQATAAGIGLFIAYIGLAGDPKTGGAGIIVANPATKTALGNFAQPTTLVAIAGILITAAFVARRIKGALLWGILATALLGWILRIAPAPSGIVALPQWPGDLFGQAVVGLSQIGRTNIWDLVAVIFVFLFIDLFDTIGTLAGVGTQAGYIDENGELPRASEALMADAIGTTVGAVLGTSTVTTYIESAAGVSEGGRTGFTAVVTAILFTLSIFFIPLLSAVPAFATAPALLIVGVLMAGNVRMIHWDDPAESIPSFLTILLMPLTYSIAEGLAIGFITYPLIKSFQGKAHEISLAVWILAGIFVLRFVLMAVRAGS; translated from the coding sequence ATGAAACACGATGATTTGACCGATCGCGAAGTCGTTGCTAGTCGCGGATCTTCTCCGCCGCCGTCTGGCTGGGAAGGCGCGATCGCGCGATTCTTTAAGTTTGACGAATTCAACACTAACTTTCGCACTGAGGTGTTGGCTGGTGTCACCACCTTTATGACAATGGCATATATTTTGGCAGTCAATCCGGGGATTTTGTCAAATGCCATTTTTCTCTCCCAGCCGCAGGATTTGTTTGGCGAGTTGGTAATAGCGACGGCACTTTCCAGCGCGATCGCTACCTTGGTAATGGGCTTAACGGCAAATTATCCCTTTGCCCTTGCGCCGGGGATGGGGCTAAATGCCTTTTTTGCTTTCTCCGTAGTTTTGGCGCTAAAAATCGATTGGCGGGTGGCTTTAAGCGCTGTCTTAATCGAAGGGCTAATTTTCATTGCCCTTACCCTATCAAATATTCGCAGCCAAATTATTAAAGCAATCCCCGAATGTCTCAAACAAGCCACAGCAGCGGGAATTGGGTTATTTATTGCTTACATCGGTTTGGCGGGCGATCCCAAGACTGGCGGCGCGGGAATAATTGTGGCAAACCCCGCCACGAAAACCGCTTTGGGTAATTTTGCTCAACCAACGACTTTGGTAGCGATCGCAGGTATTCTCATCACCGCCGCTTTTGTCGCCCGCCGGATCAAAGGGGCGCTACTGTGGGGAATTCTCGCAACTGCCTTACTCGGATGGATTCTTCGCATCGCACCTGCGCCTTCTGGTATTGTCGCATTACCCCAGTGGCCTGGAGATTTATTTGGGCAAGCTGTCGTGGGTTTGAGTCAAATTGGTAGAACTAATATCTGGGATTTAGTCGCCGTTATCTTTGTCTTTCTATTCATAGACTTATTCGACACCATTGGTACCCTCGCAGGTGTCGGAACGCAAGCAGGCTACATTGATGAAAATGGCGAACTTCCCCGCGCCAGCGAAGCGCTGATGGCAGATGCGATAGGAACTACAGTAGGTGCAGTTTTGGGAACTTCCACCGTCACCACTTACATTGAATCTGCCGCTGGAGTTTCAGAAGGAGGACGCACTGGTTTTACTGCTGTTGTCACTGCCATTTTATTCACCCTATCGATATTTTTTATTCCCCTCCTTTCAGCAGTCCCTGCTTTCGCCACAGCACCAGCATTATTAATTGTTGGTGTATTAATGGCGGGAAATGTGCGGATGATTCATTGGGACGACCCAGCCGAATCTATTCCCTCGTTTTTGACAATTTTACTAATGCCTTTAACTTACTCAATTGCCGAAGGTCTAGCGATTGGCTTTATCACTTATCCGCTGATTAAATCGTT
- the trmB gene encoding tRNA (guanosine(46)-N7)-methyltransferase TrmB: MGSVRVRQHVNPLSQKYLEPVNPPDWEKIYADPTQPLHLDIGCAKGRFLLNMATVEPDWNFLGLEIREPLVEDANERKVSAVLQNLHYIFCNVNNSLNPLLGSLPDGTLQRVTIQFPDPWFKNRHAKRRVVQPEMVEVLAKYLVSGGVVFFQSDIKVVAVEMRDRFSSHPAFQRQGDTWLDPNPLPVPTEREVSTISSGEPVYRAIFKKQ; the protein is encoded by the coding sequence TTGGGATCTGTCCGAGTTCGCCAACACGTTAACCCACTTTCACAGAAGTATCTTGAACCAGTGAATCCTCCCGACTGGGAGAAAATTTATGCCGATCCGACACAACCGCTGCATTTGGATATTGGATGCGCCAAAGGGCGATTTTTGTTGAATATGGCAACTGTGGAACCTGATTGGAATTTTCTAGGTTTAGAGATTCGAGAACCGTTGGTAGAAGATGCAAATGAACGGAAAGTAAGCGCTGTATTGCAAAATCTCCACTACATATTTTGCAATGTGAATAATTCGTTAAATCCTCTTTTAGGTTCTTTGCCAGATGGCACCTTGCAGCGCGTGACAATTCAATTTCCCGATCCGTGGTTTAAAAATCGCCATGCTAAACGTCGGGTCGTGCAGCCAGAGATGGTGGAAGTTTTAGCAAAATATCTTGTTAGTGGAGGAGTTGTATTTTTCCAGTCAGATATTAAGGTTGTAGCAGTAGAAATGCGCGATCGCTTCTCATCTCACCCAGCTTTTCAAAGGCAAGGTGACACCTGGTTAGATCCTAACCCATTACCAGTCCCGACTGAGCGCGAAGTATCTACTATTTCTTCTGGTGAACCTGTTTATCGCGCCATATTTAAAAAGCAATAA
- a CDS encoding dolichyl-phosphate-mannose--protein mannosyltransferase → MSSSNNFSIRHHWFWLGMTGVFLVSLALRFWGLERFNTLVFDEVYYAKFANNYLTQTRFFDGHPPLSKYIIAVGMWIGDRFPVGDGMNGLSGSLRSPWSYRWLNGLTGSFIPLVVGAIAYQLSYRRSYALIAAIFAAADGLFLVESRYALNNVYLVIFGLLGQYFFLLALASQSTRRWLTLALSGMFFGASVAIKWNGLWFLLGVYFIWSFAWILQLVNNKIFKNKAKENLSAVTDNLSPLIPRIPLQNLTQIKLIHILINLAIIPFLFYSVIWIPHLKLNPEFGFWEVQKKILTYHQGVGDGPKVHPYCSRWYTWLLMLRPVAYFYQTAQNTAETVPNLPPLPVGTAKVIYDVHAMGNPILWWLSTAAIILLLLLVTQRFLTKKSWKYTPSASTWIALYLVFNWLANLLPWVRVTRCTFLYHYMGACVFAALALAWIVDRWLFSPTPEFRAIAITIIVAILLAFIFWMPIYLGLPLSPEAYNWRMPRFNGKYVPFWLRQWLPNWV, encoded by the coding sequence ATGTCCTCATCGAACAACTTTTCTATCAGGCACCACTGGTTCTGGCTTGGCATGACTGGCGTATTTCTAGTTTCGCTTGCCCTGAGATTTTGGGGTTTGGAACGATTTAACACTCTGGTATTTGATGAAGTTTACTATGCTAAATTTGCCAACAACTATCTAACTCAAACTCGTTTTTTTGATGGACATCCGCCTCTGAGTAAATACATCATCGCCGTGGGGATGTGGATAGGCGATCGCTTCCCTGTGGGCGATGGGATGAATGGATTATCGGGTTCTTTGCGATCGCCTTGGAGTTACCGCTGGCTGAACGGACTCACCGGCTCTTTTATTCCCTTAGTTGTGGGAGCGATCGCTTATCAACTGAGTTACCGCCGCAGCTATGCCTTAATCGCCGCCATATTTGCCGCCGCTGATGGTTTATTCCTGGTAGAGTCCCGCTATGCCCTCAATAACGTTTACCTAGTTATTTTTGGGCTGCTAGGACAATATTTTTTCCTGTTGGCATTAGCTAGCCAATCAACACGACGTTGGTTAACTCTTGCTCTTTCTGGGATGTTTTTCGGCGCATCAGTTGCTATAAAATGGAATGGCTTATGGTTTCTATTAGGAGTATATTTTATCTGGAGCTTTGCCTGGATACTACAATTAGTTAATAATAAAATATTTAAAAATAAAGCTAAAGAGAATCTTTCGGCTGTTACCGATAATTTATCCCCTCTTATTCCCAGAATACCGCTACAAAATTTAACGCAAATAAAGTTAATTCACATTTTAATAAATCTAGCAATAATCCCTTTCCTGTTTTACTCCGTCATCTGGATTCCTCACTTAAAACTAAACCCAGAATTTGGATTTTGGGAGGTGCAAAAGAAAATTTTGACTTACCACCAAGGGGTAGGTGATGGGCCTAAAGTTCATCCTTACTGCTCCCGATGGTACACTTGGCTGTTGATGCTGCGCCCAGTTGCTTACTTTTACCAAACCGCTCAAAATACTGCTGAAACTGTACCAAATTTACCACCTTTGCCTGTAGGTACAGCAAAAGTAATTTATGATGTTCATGCAATGGGGAATCCTATTTTGTGGTGGCTGTCAACAGCGGCAATTATTCTACTGCTGTTGCTAGTAACTCAACGGTTTTTAACTAAAAAAAGTTGGAAATATACACCAAGTGCGTCAACCTGGATAGCCCTGTATTTAGTTTTTAACTGGTTAGCAAACTTGTTGCCTTGGGTGAGAGTGACACGCTGCACTTTTTTGTATCATTACATGGGAGCATGTGTGTTTGCTGCATTGGCCCTAGCTTGGATTGTCGATCGATGGCTATTTAGTCCGACACCTGAGTTTCGCGCGATCGCTATCACAATAATTGTGGCAATTTTGTTAGCTTTTATATTTTGGATGCCGATTTATCTAGGTTTACCTTTATCACCGGAAGCTTATAATTGGAGAATGCCGCGCTTTAATGGTAAATATGTGCCGTTTTGGTTGCGCCAATGGTTGCCAAATTGGGTTTAG